One Aegilops tauschii subsp. strangulata cultivar AL8/78 chromosome 7, Aet v6.0, whole genome shotgun sequence genomic window carries:
- the LOC141027013 gene encoding uncharacterized protein, giving the protein MAEFWYNLTFHASLQGTPFKALYGKEANMGTMASWAASTAAGEEMDWAAHTAHIRAQLERAQRRFKKNTDRKRTERHFQEGEQVLLKLQPYAQRSVVNRPCAKLAFKFFGPYKIIEKIGSLAYKLDLPPESQVHPVFHVSQLKPFTPDFTPVYGELPKVPDLSTTGLSPTRILDRRMMKQGNAPVV; this is encoded by the coding sequence ATGGCTGAGTTTTGGTACAACTTGACGTTCCACGCTTCTCTTCAGGGCACGCCCTTCAAGGCTCTCTACGGCAAAGAAGCCAATATGGGCACAATGGCGTCCTGGGCGGCATCGACAGCCGCCGGCGAGGAGATGGATTGGGCGGCGCACACCGCGCACATACGCGCCCAGCTGGAGCGCGCGCAACGCCGGTTTAAGAAGAACACTGACCGCAAACGCACCGAGCGCCACTTCCAAGAAGGGGAACAAGTGCTGCTCAAGCTCCAGCCCTACGCGCAGCGCTCGGTGGTCAATCGCCCGtgcgccaagcttgccttcaagTTCTTCGGCCCCTACAAGATCATCGAGAAGATCGGCTCGCTCGCGTACAAGCTCGACCTGCCACCAGAGAGCCAGGTCCACCCCGTCTTCCACGTCTCGCAATTGAAGCCATTCACACCTGACTTCACGCCGGTGTATGGAGAACTGCCCAAGGTGCCCGACCTCTCCACCACCGGCCTCTCTCCAACACGCATCCTGGATCGGCGCATGATGAAGCAGGGAAATGCGCCAGTGGTGTAG